One genomic segment of Oreochromis aureus strain Israel breed Guangdong linkage group 9, ZZ_aureus, whole genome shotgun sequence includes these proteins:
- the LOC120441907 gene encoding uncharacterized protein LOC120441907 yields the protein MFFTRKRVNEEIKLKLYGIGLERVRKFKFLGLWFDERLTWGAHVQELVDKCKKVLNILRCLVGKDWGADKESLRAIGEMIAILLAVQWVEDSRPLKTIICSDSSAALVSLPTEWSFESTSQGRRTPPSRAALWPQNLVRRRDFPVPTPLGSVCEAAKMAEWKTWMTFINLNLSESHQVKTCFHN from the exons ATGTTTTTTACAAGGAAGAGGGTTAATGAGGAAATTAAACTGAAGCTATATGGCATAGGATTAGAAAGAGTGAGAAAATTTAAGTTTCTGGGGTTGTGGTTTGATGAGAGGTTAACTTGGGGTGCGCACGTTCAGGAATTGGTTGATAAGTGTAAAAAAGTTTTGAACATTTTGAGGTGTTTGGTTGGGAAGGATTGGGGAGCGGATAAGGAGTCCCTGAGGGCTATTG GAGAAATGATAGCGATTCTATTAGCAGTGCAGTGGGTGGAAGATTCGAGGCCATTGAAAACAATTATTTGTTCAGATTCCAGTGCAGCCTTGGTTAGCCTACCTACAGAATGGTCATTCGAAAG CACCTCACAAGGAAGGCGCACACCCCCATCAAGAGCTGCTCTATGGCCACAGAATCTGGTCAGGAGAAGAGATTTTCCGGTGCCTACTCCCCTGGGTTCAG TCTGTGAAGCTGCAAAAATGGCTGAGTGGAAGACTTGGATGACTTTCATCAATTTGAATCTCTCAGAATCTCACCAG GTGAAGACTTGTTTTCATAACTGA